Below is a genomic region from Bdellovibrio bacteriovorus.
AACGGTGAAGGCTCGCGCTTGATCCAAGGGGGCGGTGTGCAAATTGACAGCGAGAAGATTTCCGATCCTAAGCTTAAAATGAATTTGAAATCGGGCGAAAGCTTCGTGATCAAAGCAGGCAAGAAGAAGTTCGCGAAGATCATTGTTCGCTAAGCAGGTTTATTATGAAAATTAAGTTTCTACCGCAAAATATTGAAGTCGAGGGCTCTCCAGATAAGAGTCTCTTGCAAATTGCGACGGAAAATCACCTGGAGATTCGCTCTATTTGTAAGGGTGTTCCGTCGTGTGCGGAATGCCGTATTCGTATTCAGGAAGGCGAGGCGAATATTCTGCCTCCCAATAAAGCAGAACTCAGCCTTATCGGTACAAGTCACTTTATTGATGGACGTCGTTTGAGCTGCCAAGTGCGCTGCTTTGGTGATGTGACCGTGGATATGACCGAACAAGTTGAGAAGACCGAGAATCAAACGAAGAAAATTCGTGGTTTCCGTACTAATAAGCAGATTGAATCCAAAGCCGTGAACGACACGATGCTTTTAAGTGATAAGCCCGACGAAAAAGAGAAGAAGTAAGTCTTAAGTCCAGTGAGTCTTATCGGTTTTTTAACCGATAAGTAATCTGGATGTCTCATAAAATTACTTTCCGAGAACGCGGGCAAGGGCCCATTTTAATTCTTCTTCATGGTTATGGAGGAAGCGTTCACCATTGGGAAGCTGTTGCCGAAAATCTTTCATCGCAATATCGAGTGGTGGTTCCCAATCTTACGCACGTCTATTTAAGCACAGATAAGTTGTTCTTCACCGTGCAAGTTGAAGTGCTAGCGAAATTTATCAAAGAACATTTTCCTGATGAAAAAGTGGCTGTCGCGGGTCTGAGTTATGGCGGTGCCTTGGCGTGGGGGTTGGCAACACAGCATCCACATCTTGTGCAAAAAACAGTTCTGATCAATCCGATGGTCACAGACCCCGTGAAACATTTTTTGCCGAAGGAATTGCGTTTCTTTTTCTCGGTGCCTTTGAATTTAAAAAGTATTTACGTGATGCTTTCGACGCCGATGGGCCGGCTGTTCTTAAAAAGAGCCGCGCAGATTTTTCGTGACGAACGATCTGAAGGCGTCACCGCGATCGAAAATCTAAAGGGACGAAAGCTGCAGTTTGTGGCGCACATGATTCATCATTTTTCTTGGATTCTTCGCTCTGAAGATTGGAACTTTTGGCATCAACGTCTTTACACTTATCGTGGCGAGTGCCGATTGATTTTTGATACCGAAGATCTTTTGTTTGATCAAGGAGCTTACCGCAAGTTTGCTCATCACATCGGTTGTGAAGATGTCATCGCTTTGACAGGAGCAGGACACTTGGCGATTAAGACACGTCCTGAAACTATCGCTCAATTAATCAAAGAATTTTTAAATGACAAAGTGGCCGCTTAAACTTGTTGTTTGTTAGGTTCGTGCCCTACCTTATTCCCAATTTCTTGCACATTTCGTCCGCAGATCCTTACTTTTGCTCGGGTGGAGGATGAGTCCATTTCTGATATTCTGTTAACAACACAGGAGGTCCGCGATGTCTCATCGTCATCTTAAAGGAAAAGGTTTTAGTCAAACCACGAAGAAGTATGATGGAGAAATTAAAGCTCAAAAGCAGGCCAGTCGAAACACTCAAATGAGTCACTCTCGTCACGAAGAGGAAACAGAACCTCAGCACGAGAGAGTCCCTGGAGGAGCCGCTTCGCGGAAATAGCTTGAGGGGTGAAAATAAAAAGGCGCAAGATTTCTTGCGCCTTTTTATTTATATCTGTTTTTAAAAAAATTAAACGTTGAAGCTAGAACCGCAACCGCAGTGTTTCGACGCATTTGGGTTGTTGAAGACAAAACCTTTGCCATTCAAACCACCGGAATACTCTAAAGTCATACCCAAAATGTACAACATGCTTTGAGGATCTACGGCGACTTTTTGGCCGTGAGATTCAA
It encodes:
- a CDS encoding 2Fe-2S iron-sulfur cluster-binding protein — encoded protein: MKIKFLPQNIEVEGSPDKSLLQIATENHLEIRSICKGVPSCAECRIRIQEGEANILPPNKAELSLIGTSHFIDGRRLSCQVRCFGDVTVDMTEQVEKTENQTKKIRGFRTNKQIESKAVNDTMLLSDKPDEKEKK
- a CDS encoding alpha/beta fold hydrolase; the protein is MSHKITFRERGQGPILILLHGYGGSVHHWEAVAENLSSQYRVVVPNLTHVYLSTDKLFFTVQVEVLAKFIKEHFPDEKVAVAGLSYGGALAWGLATQHPHLVQKTVLINPMVTDPVKHFLPKELRFFFSVPLNLKSIYVMLSTPMGRLFLKRAAQIFRDERSEGVTAIENLKGRKLQFVAHMIHHFSWILRSEDWNFWHQRLYTYRGECRLIFDTEDLLFDQGAYRKFAHHIGCEDVIALTGAGHLAIKTRPETIAQLIKEFLNDKVAA